From a region of the Bdellovibrio sp. BCCA genome:
- a CDS encoding helicase HerA domain-containing protein — translation MKAKIGMNVETGKEYAVDLQKLITSKLVIQAVSGGGKSYTIRRLVEVASDYKYQVIAFDREGEFGTLREKYDFVLSGPDGDIPADIKSAEILAKKALEHGFSLIIDLSEFKKPEKMQYIYHFLNSMISSKKDLWRDVIVVIDEAHEFAPEAKVGKEALLCKEAVEELASLGRKRGFCGVFGTQRISKLSKNVVAECQNKLIGRTVLDIDRKRASDELGFNSREKEISLRNLKDGEFFAYGTALTDDIMKVKIDPVVTRHGKQAKRSSVVAKPTAKVKEMLSRLANLPAEATKDLRDKEAMTAEIQSLKQKIRELEKSPQTIQKQASVSKEEFQKIQDTIEQRVRKEFDKAYSEKYKKEFSKLKTDLAKVLGGFTGNVSVDVNATKQLGSIEIGSVVPRSAIGYDIPKNKKNSKVVVGDRKFGKAPRDILAFLAMRPDKSFAKDKVGALTNYAHKGGGFATAVSELRTAGYLQGGPNALQITEEGLQYCTDNNLSIKTGRAALEGWLERLDRAPRVIYEFLLNNPDQAYTKEDLGTETGYESKGGGFATAISKLNTLGLIVKTRDNKIQLNEELLTL, via the coding sequence ATGAAAGCTAAAATTGGAATGAACGTCGAAACGGGAAAAGAGTATGCAGTTGATCTACAGAAGCTGATCACTTCAAAACTGGTCATTCAGGCTGTTTCCGGCGGAGGAAAGTCATACACCATTCGGCGCTTAGTTGAAGTAGCATCTGATTATAAGTACCAGGTAATTGCATTTGACCGCGAGGGCGAATTCGGAACTCTTCGTGAGAAATATGACTTTGTTTTATCTGGACCAGATGGCGATATCCCTGCCGATATCAAGTCTGCTGAGATTTTAGCAAAGAAGGCTCTTGAACACGGGTTCTCATTGATAATCGATTTATCTGAGTTCAAAAAGCCGGAAAAGATGCAATACATCTATCATTTTCTTAACTCAATGATCTCTTCAAAGAAAGATCTTTGGCGAGATGTTATTGTCGTCATTGATGAGGCTCATGAATTTGCCCCAGAGGCCAAAGTTGGCAAAGAGGCGTTATTGTGCAAGGAGGCAGTTGAAGAACTCGCCTCACTTGGTCGCAAAAGAGGATTCTGTGGCGTATTTGGCACGCAAAGAATTTCTAAACTATCGAAAAACGTAGTTGCAGAATGCCAGAATAAACTTATCGGAAGAACAGTTCTGGATATCGATAGAAAAAGAGCTTCCGACGAACTTGGTTTCAATTCAAGAGAAAAAGAAATAAGTCTTCGTAACTTGAAAGATGGGGAGTTTTTTGCTTATGGAACTGCCCTTACAGATGACATCATGAAAGTTAAAATTGATCCGGTAGTGACCAGACACGGAAAACAGGCGAAAAGATCTTCTGTTGTAGCAAAACCTACTGCTAAGGTTAAGGAAATGCTTTCCAGACTCGCAAATCTGCCAGCTGAAGCGACGAAAGATCTTCGCGATAAAGAAGCTATGACTGCGGAAATACAATCTTTGAAACAAAAGATTCGCGAGCTTGAAAAATCACCACAGACAATTCAGAAACAAGCTTCAGTTTCAAAAGAAGAGTTTCAGAAAATTCAGGACACCATCGAACAAAGGGTTCGCAAAGAGTTCGATAAAGCATATTCGGAGAAATATAAGAAAGAGTTCTCAAAATTGAAAACTGATCTCGCTAAGGTGCTTGGTGGGTTCACTGGGAATGTTTCAGTAGACGTTAATGCAACAAAGCAGCTGGGAAGTATTGAAATCGGATCCGTCGTCCCCAGAAGTGCAATAGGATATGATATCCCTAAAAATAAGAAGAATTCTAAGGTGGTCGTCGGTGACAGAAAATTCGGTAAGGCACCTCGTGACATCTTAGCGTTCCTTGCAATGAGACCAGACAAATCTTTCGCAAAGGATAAAGTTGGCGCTCTTACGAACTACGCCCATAAAGGCGGAGGTTTTGCTACAGCGGTCAGCGAGTTAAGAACTGCTGGATATTTACAGGGTGGGCCGAATGCTCTGCAAATCACCGAGGAAGGTTTGCAATACTGTACTGACAATAACCTTTCAATAAAGACCGGAAGGGCAGCGCTTGAAGGGTGGCTCGAAAGACTTGATAGGGCTCCGCGCGTAATTTACGAGTTCTTACTAAATAATCCCGATCAGGCATACACCAAAGAAGATTTGGGCACAGAGACTGGTTACGAATCAAAAGGCGGAGGTTTTGCCACAGCTATTTCAAAGCTCAACACGCTTGGTTTGATCGTCAAGACAAGGGACAACAAGATTCAATTAAATGAGGAATTGCTGACTCTATAA
- a CDS encoding LuxR C-terminal-related transcriptional regulator encodes MSDNNESSKSNILDNDLMEKANRANYEISLELSVRAERILALERQLLEKDGIIADLRQRVENPTAMTAIKKSVELAAKNLNEIAIVLGLNLSQINSIPERGPISSLSSELIKVDAIEVIETAKLTNRDLKICFGYFSNMRKNELASTMNIGLATLYVYECALMKRLNIKGRSSFEEFFRMPIDLKRLSDLLNESEKKVAAKVQYKVSPATQSSENSNSSDLSTRESEVMERLQRGQTINQISNSLYISEKTVKFHIANIYKKLNVQGRAEFLGKFAEPPEYPADEILEIKRKFMSLGHGKREVFKLAILGLEYKEIAEKAGLSVATAKIYISELARLFGSNGKHDLVWKFRNLPLSQWGSEIPRESVVSEAKVDITERSAKEMAAKPRLSNAMDMRYPSQEYREPTPTVEILTETLPQLPLGSQVMNKKAS; translated from the coding sequence ATGAGCGACAACAATGAATCAAGTAAGTCAAACATCCTTGATAATGACCTTATGGAAAAAGCAAATCGGGCTAATTATGAAATTTCACTTGAGCTTTCCGTTCGTGCTGAAAGGATTCTTGCTTTAGAGAGACAACTTTTAGAAAAAGATGGAATTATCGCCGATCTCCGTCAACGAGTTGAAAATCCCACTGCAATGACCGCGATTAAAAAATCGGTGGAACTAGCAGCAAAGAATCTAAACGAAATTGCGATAGTCCTTGGTTTGAATTTAAGCCAAATCAATTCAATTCCCGAAAGAGGTCCAATTTCGTCTCTATCATCAGAACTTATCAAAGTGGATGCTATTGAGGTTATTGAAACAGCAAAACTGACAAACAGAGATTTGAAAATTTGCTTCGGCTACTTCTCAAATATGAGAAAGAATGAGCTTGCTTCAACAATGAATATTGGTTTAGCGACACTTTATGTCTATGAATGTGCGTTGATGAAAAGGTTGAATATAAAGGGAAGGTCTTCGTTTGAAGAATTCTTCCGTATGCCTATAGATCTTAAGAGACTTTCTGATCTTTTGAATGAATCGGAAAAGAAGGTAGCAGCGAAGGTTCAATATAAAGTAAGCCCCGCGACGCAAAGCTCGGAGAACTCCAATAGCTCCGACCTATCCACACGGGAATCTGAAGTGATGGAGCGTTTACAGAGAGGGCAGACAATCAACCAAATTTCCAATTCTTTGTATATTTCAGAGAAGACCGTAAAATTTCACATTGCGAATATCTACAAAAAATTAAATGTACAGGGCCGCGCTGAGTTTCTTGGTAAATTTGCTGAGCCGCCAGAATATCCAGCCGATGAGATTCTTGAGATTAAAAGGAAATTCATGTCGCTAGGCCATGGAAAGCGGGAAGTATTTAAATTAGCCATTCTGGGGCTTGAATACAAGGAAATCGCTGAAAAGGCTGGATTGTCCGTTGCGACAGCAAAAATCTACATTTCTGAGCTCGCAAGATTATTTGGATCTAACGGGAAGCATGATCTTGTTTGGAAATTTAGAAATCTTCCATTGTCACAATGGGGATCAGAAATCCCTAGGGAGTCAGTGGTAAGCGAAGCGAAAGTGGATATAACAGAGCGGAGCGCGAAGGAAATGGCCGCCAAGCCTCGTCTTTCAAATGCTATGGACATGAGATATCCGTCTCAAGAATACAGAGAGCCAACACCTACAGTGGAAATATTAACTGAAACGCTGCCCCAATTGCCACTCGGTAGTCAGGTTATGAATAAAAAAGCGTCTTAG